In Streptomyces sp. P3, one DNA window encodes the following:
- the rplC gene encoding 50S ribosomal protein L3, translating to MTKQIKGILGEKLGMTQVWDENNRVVPVTVVKASPNVVTQVRTNDSDGYESVQIAFGEIDPRKVNKPLKGHFAKADVTPRRHLVEIRTADASEYTLGQEITAEVFEAGVKVDVTGKSKGKGFAGVMKRHNFKGLGAGHGTQRKHRSPGSIGGCATPGRVFKGLRMAGRMGNERVTTQNLTVHAVDAEKGLLLIKGAVPGPNGGLVLVRTAAKGA from the coding sequence ATGACCAAGCAGATCAAGGGCATCCTGGGCGAGAAGCTCGGCATGACGCAGGTGTGGGACGAGAACAACCGCGTTGTTCCGGTCACCGTCGTCAAGGCCAGCCCCAACGTCGTCACCCAGGTCCGTACGAACGACAGCGACGGCTACGAGTCCGTCCAGATCGCCTTCGGCGAGATCGACCCGCGCAAGGTGAACAAGCCCCTCAAGGGTCACTTCGCCAAGGCCGACGTCACTCCCCGTCGCCACCTCGTCGAGATCCGCACCGCGGACGCCTCCGAGTACACGCTGGGCCAGGAGATCACCGCTGAGGTGTTCGAGGCCGGCGTGAAGGTCGACGTGACCGGCAAGAGCAAGGGCAAGGGCTTCGCCGGTGTCATGAAGCGTCACAACTTCAAGGGCCTCGGCGCCGGACACGGCACCCAGCGCAAGCACCGCTCGCCCGGTTCCATCGGTGGCTGCGCCACCCCGGGCCGCGTGTTCAAGGGCCTCCGCATGGCGGGTCGCATGGGCAACGAGCGTGTCACCACCCAGAACCTGACCGTCCACGCCGTTGACGCGGAGAAGGGTCTGCTGCTCATCAAGGGCGCTGTCCCCGGTCCGAACGGCGGCCTCGTCCTGGTCCGCACCGCGGCCAAGGGGGCCTGA
- the rplD gene encoding 50S ribosomal protein L4: MSTVDILSPAGEKTGSVELPAEIFGVEKVSIPLIHQVVVAQNAAARQGTHKTKTRGEVRGGGKKPYRQKGTGRARQGSTRAPQFAGGGVVHGPQPRDYSQRTPKKMKAAALRHALTDRARHNRIHVVTGVIEGEAPSTKAARTLFGKISERKNLLLVVDRADEAAWLSARNLPQVHILEPGQLNTYDVIVSDDVVFTQAALESFVSGPNKANDTEGSDA; the protein is encoded by the coding sequence ATGAGCACTGTTGACATCCTTTCGCCTGCAGGCGAGAAGACCGGTAGCGTCGAGCTCCCCGCGGAGATCTTCGGCGTGGAGAAGGTCAGCATCCCGCTGATCCACCAGGTCGTCGTCGCGCAGAACGCGGCTGCCCGTCAGGGCACGCACAAGACCAAGACCCGTGGCGAGGTTCGCGGTGGCGGTAAGAAGCCTTACCGTCAGAAGGGCACCGGCCGTGCGCGCCAGGGCTCGACCCGCGCGCCGCAGTTCGCCGGCGGTGGCGTCGTCCACGGCCCGCAGCCGCGTGACTACTCGCAGCGGACCCCGAAGAAGATGAAGGCTGCCGCTCTGCGTCACGCCCTCACCGACCGGGCCCGCCACAACCGCATTCACGTCGTCACCGGCGTGATCGAGGGCGAGGCTCCCTCCACCAAGGCCGCTCGCACGCTGTTCGGCAAGATCTCGGAGCGCAAGAACCTGCTCCTGGTCGTCGACCGCGCCGACGAGGCCGCGTGGCTGTCCGCCCGCAACCTGCCCCAGGTGCACATCCTGGAGCCGGGCCAGCTGAACACGTACGACGTGATCGTCTCGGACGACGTGGTCTTCACCCAGGCCGCTCTTGAGTCCTTCGTGTCCGGCCCGAACAAGGCC
- the rpsJ gene encoding 30S ribosomal protein S10 has protein sequence MAGQKIRIRLKAYDHEVIDSSAKKIVETVTRTGASVAGPVPLPTEKNVYCVIKSPHKYKDSREHFEMRTHKRLIDILDPTPKTVDSLMRLDLPAGVDIEIKL, from the coding sequence ATGGCGGGACAGAAGATCCGCATCCGGCTCAAGGCCTACGACCACGAGGTCATCGACTCCTCGGCGAAGAAGATCGTCGAGACGGTGACCCGCACTGGTGCGTCGGTCGCGGGCCCGGTGCCGCTGCCCACTGAGAAGAACGTGTACTGCGTCATCAAGTCGCCGCACAAGTACAAGGACTCGCGCGAGCACTTCGAGATGCGCACGCACAAGCGCCTGATCGACATTCTCGACCCGACTCCCAAGACCGTTGACTCTCTGATGCGACTCGACCTCCCGGCCGGTGTCGACATCGAGATCAAGCTCTGA